The following coding sequences lie in one Salifodinibacter halophilus genomic window:
- a CDS encoding 2,3-bisphosphoglycerate-independent phosphoglycerate mutase (catalyzes the interconversion of 2-phosphoglycerate and 3-phosphoglycerate): TAHTVGPVPLVYIGPRKASLRAGGALRDVAPTILDLLGLPQPEEMTGRSLLEG, translated from the coding sequence ACCGCGCACACCGTCGGCCCGGTGCCGCTGGTGTACATCGGTCCGCGCAAGGCGAGCCTGCGCGCCGGCGGTGCGCTGCGCGACGTCGCGCCGACCATCCTGGATCTGCTCGGGCTGCCGCAGCCCGAGGAGATGACCGGCCGCAGCCTGCTGGAGGGCTGA